TCTTGAGATCCCTGATGAAAATTCTTCACGTTATCCCTTCTGTTTCGCCGGTTCGGGGTGGTCCGAGCCAAGCTGTACTCGAAATGGTCTGGGCGCTGCGGCAGCAAGGTGTTGATGCGGCAATTGCGACCACAAATGATGATGGTGATCAACTGTTATCGGTGCCCCTCAACCAGTGGGTCGATTATCCTGTTGATCCGAACGAACCGACGAAAACCGTCCCGGTTCGATTTTTTGCGCGTTGTGAGTTGCCGGTCACGGCGGTGCGCGAGTTTGCGCTTTCCTTTAGTTTTACGATGTGGCTCTGGAAAAACTTAGCCAACTATGATGTAATGCATGCCCATGCGATATTCTCCTATGTGCCGACAGCGGCGATGGCGATCGCTCGAACCGTCGGTGTTCCCTATATTGTGCGGCCGTTGGGGCAGCTCTGTCACTGGTCCCTCCAGCAAGGGGCGAAAAAGAAGCAAAATTATTTACGGCTGATTGAACGGACGAATTTGCAGCAGGCCGCCGCAATCCACTTTACAGCGCTACAAGAGCGACAGGAAGCCGCGGCGCTGGAACTCGGGACAGACAGCTTTATTTTGCCCCATGGCCTCAACTTACCAGAGGCCATGCCGAATGCTTCAGCGCAGTTGAAGCAATGGCTGAATTTACCGGAGGATGTGCCGGTGATTCTATTTCTTTCACGGATTCACCCCAAGAAAGGGCTAGAAGTATTGATTGAAGCACTCAGTAAACTGCGGTCTCAACCATTTCGCCTCGTAATTGCAGGCAGCGGGACAGCAGTGTATGAGCAGCAAATTCAGCATTGTGTTTCACAGGCAAATCTTGACGATCGCACCCA
The DNA window shown above is from Romeriopsis navalis LEGE 11480 and carries:
- a CDS encoding glycosyltransferase, translated to MKILHVIPSVSPVRGGPSQAVLEMVWALRQQGVDAAIATTNDDGDQLLSVPLNQWVDYPVDPNEPTKTVPVRFFARCELPVTAVREFALSFSFTMWLWKNLANYDVMHAHAIFSYVPTAAMAIARTVGVPYIVRPLGQLCHWSLQQGAKKKQNYLRLIERTNLQQAAAIHFTALQERQEAAALELGTDSFILPHGLNLPEAMPNASAQLKQWLNLPEDVPVILFLSRIHPKKGLEVLIEALSKLRSQPFRLVIAGSGTAVYEQQIQHCVSQANLDDRTHFVGFVKGEAKQMLLQGADLFALPSHSENFGIAVLEAMAAGLPTLITPAVGLSPIVQQQNLGWVVPQTQAAVEGALQAFLQEPQAARSMGERAVSIVQQQFTWTQVAQQLAQHYHAMAQLSVPATATA